A genomic region of Caenorhabditis elegans chromosome V contains the following coding sequences:
- the Y43F8B.3 gene encoding BPTI/Kunitz inhibitor domain-containing protein (Partially confirmed by transcript evidence), producing the protein MPPLRWLFLVLCAVVAVRAADDSLIGSFKTMFFGNEPEKTNDSATSSQNNPPISYHQYATASSPSSRSQPPSGQSCTLPRQIGTGPYRIPRWYYNPVRGRCELFYWSGCCGNGNNFQTFQTCQSTCEASSQTTSQTSSQIVFSTPQLSVFQPTSTQIDVLFQPNPLNHYLSMPPVLCSCCFRPYSEGYGSSNLLRFYYDAPAKQCRQFIYKGLGGYGNQFESEFKCRNSCGVSGLAEPQTLATPPPTMMVTSSTSQLPPVVYLSTESPNPCAVTGGATLSPCAPGQGCGTGSYCHVGAQTQTTVCCPKPAAVDRCQQPLNVGIGNSNLQRWYFNPLTQQCSTCTYRGLQGNENNFLSQNECEQSCLVNPCKIGSPYRSQGITVQCSAMSPTVCPAGHYCHLGADATTSVCCQALGNSPCEEEMTQGEGPSALTRFYYDASQRKCLAFNYLGLKGNRNNFQSKEHCESTCPVWTNPCAIGQPIMTVGQKPFQCHQGATCSTGYFCHLGYDDATTVCCQSEGDPCSLVVKEGSGNHHLSRWFYNSNTRQCQPFTYTGQGGNENNFLLREHCEATCPVWINACPSGEPYLLPNGKPQPCDSANVNSCPLTHWCHPGPDASTTMCCPGKADPCTQTLAQGEGPLSVARFYFNAQSRTCDEFMFRGLKGNSNNFKSQEDCEKACPVQQNPCPITMSSLKHSAKLVPCSATKSCPSQQWCHYGETKETTVCCPNAVDDPCTAPPRNPGVGEFHATRWAFDGSARKCVPFEYRGMKGNSNNFLTRENCEKRCPVFQNPCKIGEPHIQNNQYMQCSPQQVCPGGHYCHVGTEANYCCKALGGDPCGQPLDRGVGGSQLSRWYWNQQSQCCLPFSYCGQKGTQNNFLTKQDCDRTCYELDNPCALGDPQMAQNNRPLQCSATASTCGAQFWCHFGANQDTTVCCPGRVESPQICQQPMAVGTGGATLPRWYYNAQTMQCVQFNYAGRMGNQNNFQSQQACEQTCPVYVNVCPTGSPMLDASTNKPVPCTFGSNSCGADHWCHLGLVPDEYQCCPGSPTNPGACQGLPESEGVTGAPAPPTSRWYYDQTDMQCKQFTYNGRRGNQNNFLTQEDCAATCDVFTNPCNQPIALPATLCSGTGSSDTCGANMWCHIGANQDSTVCCPSEGDPCSLPLARGSGNQFMDRFYYNQQTGSCQQFTYSGLHGNQNNFLTQQACEEQCGPNPCFEGRPFVGADGRTQTCSASANFNTCPLNHWCHIGSDLSTTVCCPGASTNACNLPMSTGEGNARLDRFYYDQQTKTCRPFVYNGLKGNQNNFISLRACQLSCQPLDNPCIGQPATTAAGQVLFCSITNKDSCPVNFWCHIGATPETTVCCPGATNPCSVPLAPGTGNAGLARYYYNPDDRQCLPFQYNGKRGNQNNFENQADCERTCPEQLCLLSIDRGACGGRQTRYAYNRQTNQCVAFEYTGCGGNLNNFVSIADCQATCGSVGFR; encoded by the exons ATGCCTCCACTCAGGTGGCTCTTTTTAGTACTATGCGCCGTGGTGGCAGTTCGAGCAGCCGATGACAGCCTCATCGGCTCTTTTAAGACAATGTTCTTCGGTAATGAACCTGAGAAGACCAACGACTCCGCCACTTCATCACAAAATAATCCTCCGATCAGTTATCACCAGTATGCGACTGCTTCATCACCAT ccagcCGCTCACAACCTCCATCTGGACAATCTTGTACCCTGCCACGTCAGATTGGAACTGGACCCTACAGAATTCCAAGATG GTACTATAACCCAGTCCGCGGACGTTGTGAGCTGTTCTATTGGTCCGGTTGCTGTGGAAACGGAAACAATTTCCAGACGTTCCAGACGTGCCAATCGACCTGCGAAG CATCCTCGCAAACAACTTCTCAAACTTCTTCTCAAATAGTCTTCTCGACACCTCAACTCTCTGTATTCCAACCAACTTCCACACAAATCGACGTACTTTTTCAACCGAATCCTCTCAATCATTACCTCTCCATGCCGCCCGTCCTCTGTTCGTGCTGTTTCCGACCGTACTccgagggttacggtagctcgAATCTCCTCCGATTCTACTACGACGCTCCGGCGAAACAGTGTCGACAGTTTATTTATAAGGGACTGGGTGGCTATGGTAATCAGTTTGAGTCGGAGTTCAAGTGCCGAAATTCGTGTGGAGTTAGTGGGCTCGCCGAGCCACAAACACTGGCCACGCCCCCACCGACGATGATGGTGACGTCATCAACTTCTCAACTTCCTCCTGTCGTCTATCTTTCAACAG aaagccCGAATCCATGTGCCGTTACCGGTGGTGCAACACTATCTCCGTGTGCTCCGGGTCAGGGATGTGGTACTGGAAGCTATTGCCACGTCGGAGCCCAGACACAGACCACCGTGTGCTGCCCCAAGCCGGCGGCCGTCGATCGATGCCAACAACCGTTGAATGTTGGAATTGGTAACTCGAATTTGCAGAG atggtaCTTCAACCCGCTTACCCAACAATGCTCAACATGCACTTATCGTGGACTCCAAGGAAATGAGAACAactttttgtctcaaaatgaATGCGAGCAGTCTTGTTTGG taaaccCCTGCAAAATCGGCTCTCCATACCGTTCTCAAGGAATCACCGTCCAGTGCTCAGCCATGAGCCCAACTGTGTGCCCAGCTGGCCACTACTGTCATCTCGGAGCCGACGCAACTACCTCTGTGTGCTGCCAGGCTCTTG gaaactCTCCATGCGAAGAAGAGATGACTCAAGGTGAGGGCCCATCAGCCCTCACCCGCTTCTACTACGATGCCTCCCAACGGAAGTGTCTCGCCTTCAACTACCTCGGTCTGAAAGGAAATCGTAACAACTTCCAATCCAAAGAGCACTGCGAGAGCACCTGTCCCGTCTGGACCAATCCCTGCGCAATCGGCCAACCAATCATGACAGTCGGGCAGAAGCCGTTCCAGTGCCACCAGGGAGCCACCTGCTCCACCGGGTACTTCTGCCACCTCGGATACGACGACGCTACCACAGTTTGCTGCCAGTCAGAAGGTGATCCGTGCTCGCTGGTTGTCAAGGAAGGCTCCGGCAACCATCATCTCTCCCGATGGTTCTACAACTCCAACACTCGACAGTGTCAGCCATTCACTTATACTGGACAGGGAGGAAATGAGAATAACTTCTTGCTCCGCGAGCATTGTGAGGCGACGTGCCCGGTATGGATCAATGCCTGCCCATCTGGGGAGCCATATCTCCTGCCGAATGGGAAACCACAGCCTTGCGATTCGGCGAACGTGAACTCGTGCCCATTGACTCACTGGTGCCACCCAGGGCCTGATGCTTCGACGACTATGTGCTGTCCAGGGAAGGCTGATCCGTGTACGCAGACTTTGGCTCAGGGAGAGGGACCACTCAGTGTGGCGAG ATTCTACTTCAACGCGCAAAGCCGCACGTGCGACGAGTTCATGTTCCGTGGGCTTAAGGGAAACTCGAACAACTTTAAGTCCCAGGAAGACTGCGAAAAGGCTTGTCCAGTCCAGCAGAATCCGTGCCCAATCACCATGTCCTCCCTGAAACACTCGGCTAAACTTGTCCCATGCTCCGCCACAAAGTCCTGTCCGTCCCAGCAGTGGTGTCATTACGGAGAGACCAAGGAGACTACAGTGTGCTGTCCGAATG ccgtcGACGACCCATGCACCGCCCCACCTCGCAACCCAGGAGTCGGCGAGTTCCACGCAACTCGCTGGGCCTTTGATGGATCGGCCCGCAAGTGTGTCCCATTCGAGTATCGCGGAATGAAGGGCAACTCGAATAACTTCCTGACCCGCGAGAACTGCGAGAAGCGGTGCCCCGTCTTCCAAAACCCGTGTAAAATCGGCGAGCCCCACATCCAGAACAACCAGTACATGCAGTGCTCCCCACAGCAAGTGTGTCCTGGAGGACACTATTGCCACGTTGGCACTGAAGCCAACTACTGTTGCAAGGCTCTTG GCGGCGACCCGTGTGGACAACCTTTGGACCGAGGAGTCGGAGGATCCCAGCTCTCCCGCTGGTACTGGAACCAGCAGTCTCAGTGCTGCTTGCCATTCAGCTACTGTGGGCAGAAGGGAACTCAGAATAACTTCCTGACCAAGCAGGATTGTGATCGGACGTGTTACG AACTCGACAACCCATGTGCTCTCGGAGACCCTCAGATGGCTCAGAACAACCGCCCTCTGCAGTGCTCCGCGACCGCAAGCACCTGCGGAGCCCAGTTCTGGTGTCACTTCGGAGCCAATCAAGACACCACAGTTTGCTGTCCAGGACGAG TCGAATCCCCTCAAATCTGCCAGCAACCGATGGCCGTCGGAACCGGAGGAGCCACTCTTCCACGTTGGTACTATAACGCGCAGACCATGCAATGTGTCCAGTTCAACTATGCCGGGCGGATGGGAAATCAGAATAACTTCCAGAGCCAGCAGGCTTGCGAGCAGACGTGTCCAG TGTACGTAAACGTGTGCCCCACCGGTTCGCCGATGCTTGACGCCTCCACCAACAAGCCCGTTCCGTGCACATTCGGCTCGAACTCGTGCGGTGCCGATCACTGGTGCCATTTGGGTCTGGTGCCCGACGAGTACCAATGCTGTCCAGGATCACCGACGAATCCCGGAGCGTGTCAAGGTCTTCCAGAGTCGGAAGGAGTGACCGGTGCACCGGCTCCACCGACTTCCAGATGGTACTACGATCAGACAGATATGCAGTGCAAGCAGTTCACCTATAACGGAAGACGAGGAAATCAGAACAACTTCCTCACCCAGGAGGATTGTGCAGCCACCTGTGACG tatttacCAACCCTTGCAACCAGCCAATCGCTCTGCCAGCCACCCTCTGCTCGGGAACGGGCTCCTCGGACACTTGCGGAGCCAACATGTGGTGCCACATCGGAGCCAACCAGGATTCTACAGTTTGCTGTCCATCGG AAGGAGACCCATGCTCGCTCCCACTGGCCCGCGGATCTGGCAACCAGTTCATGGACCGTTTCTACTACAACCAGCAGACCGGCTCGTGCCAACAGTTCACCTATTCCGGACTTCACGGAAACCAGAACAACTTCTTGACTCAACAGGCCTGCGAGGAGCAGTGTGGACCAAACCCGTGCTTCGAAGGCCGCCCGTTCGTCGGAGCCGACGGAAGAACCCAGACATGCTCGGCGTCCGCAAACTTCAACACATGCCCATTGAACCATTGGTGTCACATTGGCTCTGATCTTTCGACCACCGTGTGCTGCCCCGGAGCTTCCACCAACGCCTGCAACCTGCCAATGTCCACCGGAGAAGGAAACGCCCGGCTTGACCGATTCTACTACGATCAGCAGACCAAGACCTGCAGACCGTTCGTGTATAACGGGCTGAAGGGTAATCAGAACAACTTCATCTCCCTGAGAGCTTGCCAGCTATCCTGCCAGCCACTCGACAATCCATGCATCGGACAGCCCGCCACCACTGCCGCCGGCCAGGTGCTCTTCTGCTCGATCACTAACAAAGACTCCTGCCCTGTGAACTTCTGGTGCCACATCGGAGCTACACCGGAGACCACCGTATGCTGTCCTGGAGCCACTAACCCGTGCTCTGTGCCTTTGGCGCCAGGTACAGGAAACGCTGGATTGGCAAGATACTACTATAATCCAGATGATAGG caatgcCTCCCATTCCAATACAACGGAAAACGCGGAAACCAGAACAACTTCGAGAACCAAGCAGACTGCGAGAGGACGTGTCCAG aacaacTTTGCCTATTGTCAATTGATCGGGGAGCGTGTGGAGGACGGCAGACAAGATACGCGTATAATAGGCAGACT AATCAATGTGTCGCGTTCGAGTACACCGGTTGCGgtggaaatttgaacaatttcgtGTCGATCGCCGATTGCCAGGCGACTTGCGGGAGTGTAGGCTTCCGAtaa
- the Y43F8B.3 gene encoding BPTI/Kunitz inhibitor domain-containing protein (Confirmed by transcript evidence) codes for MPPLRWLFLVLCAVVAVRAADDSLIGSFKTMFFGNEPEKTNDSATSSQNNPPISYHQYATASSPSSRSQPPSGQSCTLPRQIGTGPYRIPRWYYNPVRGRCELFYWSGCCGNGNNFQTFQTCQSTCEESPNPCAVTGGATLSPCAPGQGCGTGSYCHVGAQTQTTVCCPKPAAVDRCQQPLNVGIGNSNLQRWYFNPLTQQCSTCTYRGLQGNENNFLSQNECEQSCLVNPCKIGSPYRSQGITVQCSAMSPTVCPAGHYCHLGADATTSVCCQALGNSPCEEEMTQGEGPSALTRFYYDASQRKCLAFNYLGLKGNRNNFQSKEHCESTCPVWTNPCAIGQPIMTVGQKPFQCHQGATCSTGYFCHLGYDDATTVCCQSEGDPCSLVVKEGSGNHHLSRWFYNSNTRQCQPFTYTGQGGNENNFLLREHCEATCPVWINACPSGEPYLLPNGKPQPCDSANVNSCPLTHWCHPGPDASTTMCCPGKADPCTQTLAQGEGPLSVARFYFNAQSRTCDEFMFRGLKGNSNNFKSQEDCEKACPVQQNPCPITMSSLKHSAKLVPCSATKSCPSQQWCHYGETKETTVCCPNAVDDPCTAPPRNPGVGEFHATRWAFDGSARKCVPFEYRGMKGNSNNFLTRENCEKRCPVFQNPCKIGEPHIQNNQYMQCSPQQVCPGGHYCHVGTEANYCCKALGGDPCGQPLDRGVGGSQLSRWYWNQQSQCCLPFSYCGQKGTQNNFLTKQDCDRTCYVFTNPCNQPIALPATLCSGTGSSDTCGANMWCHIGANQDSTVCCPSEGDPCSLPLARGSGNQFMDRFYYNQQTGSCQQFTYSGLHGNQNNFLTQQACEEQCGPNPCFEGRPFVGADGRTQTCSASANFNTCPLNHWCHIGSDLSTTVCCPGASTNACNLPMSTGEGNARLDRFYYDQQTKTCRPFVYNGLKGNQNNFISLRACQLSCQPLDNPCIGQPATTAAGQVLFCSITNKDSCPVNFWCHIGATPETTVCCPGATNPCSVPLAPGTGNAGLARYYYNPDDRQCLPFQYNGKRGNQNNFENQADCERTCPEQLCLLSIDRGACGGRQTRYAYNRQTNQCVAFEYTGCGGNLNNFVSIADCQATCGSVGFR; via the exons ATGCCTCCACTCAGGTGGCTCTTTTTAGTACTATGCGCCGTGGTGGCAGTTCGAGCAGCCGATGACAGCCTCATCGGCTCTTTTAAGACAATGTTCTTCGGTAATGAACCTGAGAAGACCAACGACTCCGCCACTTCATCACAAAATAATCCTCCGATCAGTTATCACCAGTATGCGACTGCTTCATCACCAT ccagcCGCTCACAACCTCCATCTGGACAATCTTGTACCCTGCCACGTCAGATTGGAACTGGACCCTACAGAATTCCAAGATG GTACTATAACCCAGTCCGCGGACGTTGTGAGCTGTTCTATTGGTCCGGTTGCTGTGGAAACGGAAACAATTTCCAGACGTTCCAGACGTGCCAATCGACCTGCGAAG aaagccCGAATCCATGTGCCGTTACCGGTGGTGCAACACTATCTCCGTGTGCTCCGGGTCAGGGATGTGGTACTGGAAGCTATTGCCACGTCGGAGCCCAGACACAGACCACCGTGTGCTGCCCCAAGCCGGCGGCCGTCGATCGATGCCAACAACCGTTGAATGTTGGAATTGGTAACTCGAATTTGCAGAG atggtaCTTCAACCCGCTTACCCAACAATGCTCAACATGCACTTATCGTGGACTCCAAGGAAATGAGAACAactttttgtctcaaaatgaATGCGAGCAGTCTTGTTTGG taaaccCCTGCAAAATCGGCTCTCCATACCGTTCTCAAGGAATCACCGTCCAGTGCTCAGCCATGAGCCCAACTGTGTGCCCAGCTGGCCACTACTGTCATCTCGGAGCCGACGCAACTACCTCTGTGTGCTGCCAGGCTCTTG gaaactCTCCATGCGAAGAAGAGATGACTCAAGGTGAGGGCCCATCAGCCCTCACCCGCTTCTACTACGATGCCTCCCAACGGAAGTGTCTCGCCTTCAACTACCTCGGTCTGAAAGGAAATCGTAACAACTTCCAATCCAAAGAGCACTGCGAGAGCACCTGTCCCGTCTGGACCAATCCCTGCGCAATCGGCCAACCAATCATGACAGTCGGGCAGAAGCCGTTCCAGTGCCACCAGGGAGCCACCTGCTCCACCGGGTACTTCTGCCACCTCGGATACGACGACGCTACCACAGTTTGCTGCCAGTCAGAAGGTGATCCGTGCTCGCTGGTTGTCAAGGAAGGCTCCGGCAACCATCATCTCTCCCGATGGTTCTACAACTCCAACACTCGACAGTGTCAGCCATTCACTTATACTGGACAGGGAGGAAATGAGAATAACTTCTTGCTCCGCGAGCATTGTGAGGCGACGTGCCCGGTATGGATCAATGCCTGCCCATCTGGGGAGCCATATCTCCTGCCGAATGGGAAACCACAGCCTTGCGATTCGGCGAACGTGAACTCGTGCCCATTGACTCACTGGTGCCACCCAGGGCCTGATGCTTCGACGACTATGTGCTGTCCAGGGAAGGCTGATCCGTGTACGCAGACTTTGGCTCAGGGAGAGGGACCACTCAGTGTGGCGAG ATTCTACTTCAACGCGCAAAGCCGCACGTGCGACGAGTTCATGTTCCGTGGGCTTAAGGGAAACTCGAACAACTTTAAGTCCCAGGAAGACTGCGAAAAGGCTTGTCCAGTCCAGCAGAATCCGTGCCCAATCACCATGTCCTCCCTGAAACACTCGGCTAAACTTGTCCCATGCTCCGCCACAAAGTCCTGTCCGTCCCAGCAGTGGTGTCATTACGGAGAGACCAAGGAGACTACAGTGTGCTGTCCGAATG ccgtcGACGACCCATGCACCGCCCCACCTCGCAACCCAGGAGTCGGCGAGTTCCACGCAACTCGCTGGGCCTTTGATGGATCGGCCCGCAAGTGTGTCCCATTCGAGTATCGCGGAATGAAGGGCAACTCGAATAACTTCCTGACCCGCGAGAACTGCGAGAAGCGGTGCCCCGTCTTCCAAAACCCGTGTAAAATCGGCGAGCCCCACATCCAGAACAACCAGTACATGCAGTGCTCCCCACAGCAAGTGTGTCCTGGAGGACACTATTGCCACGTTGGCACTGAAGCCAACTACTGTTGCAAGGCTCTTG GCGGCGACCCGTGTGGACAACCTTTGGACCGAGGAGTCGGAGGATCCCAGCTCTCCCGCTGGTACTGGAACCAGCAGTCTCAGTGCTGCTTGCCATTCAGCTACTGTGGGCAGAAGGGAACTCAGAATAACTTCCTGACCAAGCAGGATTGTGATCGGACGTGTTACG tatttacCAACCCTTGCAACCAGCCAATCGCTCTGCCAGCCACCCTCTGCTCGGGAACGGGCTCCTCGGACACTTGCGGAGCCAACATGTGGTGCCACATCGGAGCCAACCAGGATTCTACAGTTTGCTGTCCATCGG AAGGAGACCCATGCTCGCTCCCACTGGCCCGCGGATCTGGCAACCAGTTCATGGACCGTTTCTACTACAACCAGCAGACCGGCTCGTGCCAACAGTTCACCTATTCCGGACTTCACGGAAACCAGAACAACTTCTTGACTCAACAGGCCTGCGAGGAGCAGTGTGGACCAAACCCGTGCTTCGAAGGCCGCCCGTTCGTCGGAGCCGACGGAAGAACCCAGACATGCTCGGCGTCCGCAAACTTCAACACATGCCCATTGAACCATTGGTGTCACATTGGCTCTGATCTTTCGACCACCGTGTGCTGCCCCGGAGCTTCCACCAACGCCTGCAACCTGCCAATGTCCACCGGAGAAGGAAACGCCCGGCTTGACCGATTCTACTACGATCAGCAGACCAAGACCTGCAGACCGTTCGTGTATAACGGGCTGAAGGGTAATCAGAACAACTTCATCTCCCTGAGAGCTTGCCAGCTATCCTGCCAGCCACTCGACAATCCATGCATCGGACAGCCCGCCACCACTGCCGCCGGCCAGGTGCTCTTCTGCTCGATCACTAACAAAGACTCCTGCCCTGTGAACTTCTGGTGCCACATCGGAGCTACACCGGAGACCACCGTATGCTGTCCTGGAGCCACTAACCCGTGCTCTGTGCCTTTGGCGCCAGGTACAGGAAACGCTGGATTGGCAAGATACTACTATAATCCAGATGATAGG caatgcCTCCCATTCCAATACAACGGAAAACGCGGAAACCAGAACAACTTCGAGAACCAAGCAGACTGCGAGAGGACGTGTCCAG aacaacTTTGCCTATTGTCAATTGATCGGGGAGCGTGTGGAGGACGGCAGACAAGATACGCGTATAATAGGCAGACT AATCAATGTGTCGCGTTCGAGTACACCGGTTGCGgtggaaatttgaacaatttcgtGTCGATCGCCGATTGCCAGGCGACTTGCGGGAGTGTAGGCTTCCGAtaa